The following proteins are co-located in the Clostridiales bacterium genome:
- a CDS encoding DUF2207 domain-containing protein → MSTSLKRSRLIMGLLLMAVLFFGSTVFAQAEAFDTNRFDVNLVLAENNSFTVTETIKVHFNEARHGIYRYIPYQGITTREINGTEVQEKYRLRISDVKVDGYSFQTSRENGNLVIQIGSGDVYVSGDQEYKISYRCTLYDDENTAFDSFYWNVLPQGWTTPIEASNITISMPKPFDSKKAEFIAGAYGWTDMEAVRWSVQGTEITADTTRILETGEGVTLNMLLPEGYFVGELSMEWMKWVMMALIIISPLLSFLLWFLFGRDPQIIRTVEFYAPEGITPAETGYIIDGVVDTKDVVSLIIYWANSGFLRIEEKKDKSFTLMKLKELPEDARTYEHTMFRGLFDGRDQVSPEDLKEDFYGTFEATKGQLKAHFTMKKENRIFTQSSIGARAAGILLMVVPLLSLIVFGTFLSRAEDYWVIASVPAILFAVVGFSLFITAYDRKDSYSKSKLTGMNFAGGLCLVIFGIVTLAFSFITLTNLFPGLSVILASLISLSFTMRMKQRTKKSSMLLGRILGFREFIRTAELDRIKRLVDERPDYFYHVLPYAYVFGLTDKWAKKFESLAVAPPEWYSAGYGSPMFNTWIFMNSFNHYTRAMQQNISIPPAPTGGSSSGGGGFSGGGGFSGGGMGGGGGGSW, encoded by the coding sequence ATGAGCACTTCATTGAAACGAAGTAGATTAATTATGGGACTTCTGTTGATGGCAGTACTGTTTTTTGGAAGCACTGTATTTGCTCAAGCGGAAGCCTTTGACACCAACCGCTTTGATGTCAATCTGGTACTGGCAGAAAACAATTCCTTTACGGTGACCGAAACCATCAAGGTTCATTTCAATGAAGCTAGGCATGGTATCTATCGATATATACCATATCAGGGAATTACCACAAGAGAGATAAACGGTACCGAGGTGCAGGAGAAATATCGGCTTAGAATTTCCGATGTGAAGGTGGATGGATATTCCTTCCAAACCTCTCGGGAAAATGGGAATCTTGTGATTCAAATCGGCAGTGGTGATGTTTATGTAAGTGGGGATCAGGAATATAAAATTTCCTATCGCTGTACGCTTTATGATGACGAAAATACTGCGTTTGACAGCTTTTACTGGAATGTGCTTCCGCAGGGATGGACGACACCCATAGAAGCTTCCAATATAACCATTTCCATGCCAAAGCCCTTTGATTCGAAAAAAGCAGAGTTTATAGCGGGTGCTTACGGCTGGACGGATATGGAAGCAGTAAGATGGTCTGTTCAGGGAACTGAGATTACGGCTGATACCACCCGGATTCTTGAGACGGGAGAGGGGGTAACGCTGAACATGCTTCTCCCCGAAGGTTACTTTGTCGGGGAGCTCTCCATGGAATGGATGAAATGGGTGATGATGGCGCTGATCATCATTTCGCCGCTGCTCAGCTTCTTGCTCTGGTTCCTGTTTGGGAGAGATCCACAGATCATCCGAACGGTGGAATTTTATGCTCCGGAAGGGATTACTCCTGCTGAAACAGGATATATTATCGATGGAGTAGTGGATACCAAAGACGTAGTATCACTGATCATTTACTGGGCCAACAGCGGATTTTTAAGGATCGAAGAAAAGAAAGACAAGAGCTTCACGCTGATGAAACTGAAAGAGCTTCCGGAAGACGCGAGAACTTACGAGCATACTATGTTTCGAGGATTGTTTGACGGGCGGGATCAGGTTTCTCCAGAAGATTTGAAAGAGGATTTCTACGGAACCTTTGAAGCGACAAAGGGGCAGCTGAAGGCACACTTTACAATGAAAAAGGAAAACCGAATCTTTACACAAAGTTCGATTGGAGCAAGAGCTGCAGGAATCCTGCTGATGGTGGTGCCGCTGCTTTCCTTGATCGTCTTTGGAACCTTTCTAAGTCGCGCAGAAGACTACTGGGTGATTGCCTCAGTACCTGCGATCCTTTTTGCAGTGGTGGGGTTCAGTCTGTTTATAACAGCCTATGACAGAAAGGACAGCTATTCCAAGAGCAAGCTGACCGGAATGAATTTTGCCGGAGGGCTTTGTCTTGTGATTTTTGGAATTGTGACCTTGGCGTTCAGTTTCATCACCTTAACGAATCTGTTTCCGGGACTGTCGGTTATTCTGGCATCCTTGATTTCACTGTCCTTTACCATGAGAATGAAGCAGCGGACCAAGAAGAGCAGCATGCTTTTGGGTAGAATTTTGGGATTCAGAGAATTCATCAGAACAGCTGAATTGGATCGCATCAAGAGATTGGTAGATGAGCGGCCGGATTATTTTTATCATGTCCTGCCCTATGCCTATGTCTTTGGTCTTACGGACAAATGGGCGAAAAAGTTTGAATCACTGGCGGTTGCACCTCCGGAATGGTATTCCGCAGGCTATGGCAGTCCGATGTTCAATACCTGGATTTTTATGAATTCTTTCAACCACTATACCCGTGCCATGCAGCAAAACATTTCGATTCCTCCCGCTCCGACGGGAGGCAGCAGCTCAGGAGGAGGAGGCTTTTCCGGTGGAGGCGGCTTTTCCGGAGGCGGAATGGGCGGCGGCGGCGGCGGTTCTTGGTAA
- a CDS encoding SAM-dependent methyltransferase, which yields MDKINTLFTETIENGSLIKIVFSGLRKKTIPYHRVTVRPVLIQAEVFYQVEFQYSNKVTHENLNEEQLLPFCNHLIAGEFKQINLFCTDGDYQILAAKPDKPRILKKPPSKELSSLEHNKKKQYILPDHTPCDFLIRLGVMDQSGNVIQKHYAKFRQINRFLEIVSDALDSLPKQQKPLRIIDFGCGKAYLTFALYHYLKKQLGRNVEIIGLDLKKDVIDFCSRIAQDLNYEGLQFQLGDIADYTDEEKADMVVTLHACDTATDYALIKAVGWDASVILSVPCCQHELFDQMSSELHAPMMKHGILKERFCAILTDGLRSLKLEQRGYQVTLIEFTSLEHTSKNIMIRAIKTGKPKPEAEEEYLRLKEYWSVNPTIDQL from the coding sequence ATGGACAAGATAAATACATTATTTACGGAAACAATCGAAAATGGCAGTCTGATTAAAATCGTCTTCAGCGGACTGCGAAAAAAAACAATACCCTATCATCGGGTAACGGTTCGCCCTGTGCTGATTCAGGCAGAAGTCTTTTATCAGGTGGAATTTCAGTACAGCAACAAGGTGACTCACGAAAATCTGAATGAGGAACAGTTGCTCCCCTTCTGTAATCATCTGATTGCAGGGGAGTTTAAGCAAATCAATCTATTCTGTACCGATGGTGATTATCAGATCCTTGCAGCTAAGCCTGATAAACCGCGTATCTTAAAAAAACCGCCGTCCAAGGAGCTTTCCTCTTTGGAGCATAATAAGAAAAAGCAATACATTCTCCCGGATCATACGCCCTGTGATTTTTTGATCCGCCTTGGAGTCATGGATCAATCGGGAAATGTGATTCAGAAACATTACGCAAAGTTCCGTCAAATCAACCGGTTCCTTGAGATCGTTTCCGATGCTTTGGACAGCCTGCCGAAACAGCAAAAGCCGCTTCGGATTATCGATTTCGGCTGCGGCAAGGCCTATCTGACCTTTGCCCTTTATCATTATCTAAAAAAGCAACTTGGCAGAAATGTTGAAATAATCGGTCTGGATTTGAAAAAAGATGTAATCGATTTTTGCAGCCGCATTGCTCAGGATTTAAATTATGAAGGCCTGCAATTTCAGTTGGGTGACATCGCGGATTACACCGATGAAGAAAAGGCGGACATGGTGGTCACGCTTCATGCCTGCGATACCGCAACCGACTACGCACTGATCAAAGCGGTGGGTTGGGATGCATCGGTAATCCTTTCCGTTCCCTGTTGTCAGCATGAGCTTTTTGATCAGATGAGCAGTGAGCTTCACGCTCCGATGATGAAACACGGTATCCTGAAAGAACGATTTTGTGCAATTCTGACCGACGGTCTTCGCAGTCTGAAGCTTGAGCAGCGGGGCTATCAGGTCACATTGATTGAATTTACCAGTTTGGAACACACCTCCAAGAATATCATGATCCGCGCGATCAAAACCGGCAAACCCAAACCGGAGGCTGAAGAAGAATACCTCCGCCTAAAAGAGTATTGGAGTGTAAATCCTACCATTGATCAATTATAA
- a CDS encoding N-acetylmuramoyl-L-alanine amidase — protein sequence MSMPTVYLNPSNQKNEFVTGGYEEYYMNLIADAMVPYLEGSGIEVVRSRPGEDLSVSIEESNAGNYDLHLGLQTTTSPEYLTGTLQGPSFVYYADNPKGQEAANIIAENLRAIYPRPNLVTTMPSRSMQELRDTNATAVIAEIGYHDNTLDAMWIQDNIKSIGRILALGVSQYFGLPFLKRA from the coding sequence ATGTCTATGCCCACGGTTTATCTGAATCCCTCAAACCAAAAAAATGAATTTGTAACTGGTGGTTATGAGGAATACTACATGAATTTAATCGCAGATGCGATGGTTCCATATCTTGAAGGGAGCGGAATCGAGGTGGTGCGCAGCAGACCCGGAGAAGACCTTTCTGTCAGTATCGAAGAGTCCAATGCAGGCAACTACGATCTTCATCTGGGACTCCAGACAACCACGTCACCTGAATACCTGACCGGTACCCTTCAAGGGCCCAGCTTTGTTTATTATGCTGATAATCCCAAAGGGCAGGAAGCCGCTAATATTATTGCAGAAAATCTCAGAGCAATCTATCCGCGTCCAAATCTCGTGACAACCATGCCGAGCCGGAGCATGCAGGAGCTTCGTGACACCAATGCTACTGCTGTTATTGCAGAGATTGGATACCATGACAATACCCTGGACGCCATGTGGATTCAGGATAATATCAAATCCATCGGAAGAATTCTTGCTCTCGGTGTTTCACAGTATTTCGGTCTTCCTTTTTTAAAACGAGCATAG
- a CDS encoding N-acetylmuramoyl-L-alanine amidase: MVKVFLNPSNQDYNDYVGGGNEEEYMNLIVDAMIPYLRASGIQFERSSPWESLTEVIERTNEEPFDYVLSLQSASAPPDLAEMLRGPEVYFYAFSHRGRAAAQLVESNLKAIYPQPNLVSSIPNKTSRILRDAPRPSVLVNVGYHDNATDAQWIRENIDTIARQLVLSISEYLGTPFVDIGETDLFGRRSLNKMGVL; this comes from the coding sequence ATGGTAAAAGTATTTCTTAATCCATCCAATCAGGATTATAACGATTACGTAGGCGGTGGTAACGAAGAGGAGTATATGAATCTCATTGTCGACGCCATGATTCCTTATCTTCGCGCCAGCGGAATTCAGTTTGAAAGAAGCAGTCCCTGGGAATCTCTGACAGAGGTGATTGAGCGCACGAACGAGGAACCTTTCGACTATGTTCTCTCACTTCAATCAGCTTCCGCTCCGCCGGATCTTGCAGAAATGCTCAGGGGACCTGAGGTCTATTTCTATGCCTTTAGCCATAGAGGAAGAGCTGCAGCTCAGCTGGTAGAAAGCAATCTGAAAGCAATCTATCCTCAGCCCAACCTTGTGAGCAGCATCCCCAATAAAACCTCCCGAATCCTGCGGGATGCCCCAAGACCTTCTGTACTTGTGAATGTGGGATATCATGACAACGCAACAGATGCACAGTGGATCAGAGAAAATATTGATACGATCGCACGCCAGTTGGTATTATCCATATCTGAATATTTAGGCACCCCTTTTGTTGATATTGGGGAAACAGACCTTTTCGGACGCCGCAGTCTGAATAAAATGGGAGTGTTATAG
- a CDS encoding N-acetylmuramoyl-L-alanine amidase, which yields MASVYLSPSVDDQQVVVTGGNEEEYMNMVADAMVPYLRASGIEFDRNDPNMTVAQIIEQSNSKYHDLHLVLNMESGVGNLAGLMRGINVIHYTGSPGGSIAAKVFYDNLRSIYPNPNLVTLSSDRLNPQLRDTDAAAIMTDLGYRDNYADVTWLHDNLDEIAKTLVMSIAEYLEVPFVDVQAPPAGSQSISFSSPLQAKLW from the coding sequence TTGGCAAGTGTATATTTAAGCCCTTCTGTCGATGACCAGCAAGTGGTGGTCACCGGAGGAAATGAGGAAGAGTACATGAACATGGTTGCGGATGCCATGGTTCCCTATCTGAGAGCCAGCGGAATCGAATTTGACAGAAACGATCCCAACATGACGGTTGCTCAGATTATTGAGCAATCCAATTCAAAATACCATGATCTGCATCTGGTACTTAATATGGAGTCTGGAGTGGGAAATCTGGCAGGTTTAATGAGGGGCATCAATGTGATTCATTATACCGGCAGCCCCGGCGGGTCCATTGCAGCAAAGGTTTTTTATGATAATCTCAGGTCTATATATCCTAACCCGAATCTGGTGACGCTCTCGTCCGACAGACTGAATCCCCAGCTGAGGGATACCGATGCCGCAGCCATAATGACTGATCTTGGATACCGGGATAATTATGCGGATGTAACTTGGCTGCATGACAATTTGGATGAGATTGCAAAAACGCTTGTAATGTCAATTGCAGAATATCTCGAGGTGCCTTTTGTGGATGTGCAGGCTCCGCCAGCTGGCAGCCAGTCCATCTCTTTTTCCAGTCCACTACAGGCAAAGCTATGGTAA
- a CDS encoding N-acetylmuramoyl-L-alanine amidase has translation MPKIYLSPTVQDNHSYIIDGDEEYYMNLIVDAMVPYLRENGIEFQRCNPGNTLAQIIQQSNSGNFDLHIALRSNSAPEDLQGVLRGPDVYYQATSTSGRKAAGIIGENLREIYPVRKLIATIPTTIYTELKRTSSPAVLIKLAYHDNFEDAQWIRNNINPIAENIVKSLTELFDSDSE, from the coding sequence GTGCCTAAAATTTACTTAAGTCCTACAGTTCAGGACAATCATTCATATATTATTGACGGAGACGAAGAGTACTACATGAATCTGATCGTAGATGCAATGGTTCCTTATCTTCGGGAAAATGGCATCGAGTTTCAACGGTGCAATCCGGGAAATACATTGGCTCAAATCATTCAACAGTCCAATAGCGGAAATTTTGATCTGCATATTGCACTTCGGTCAAATTCCGCTCCCGAAGACCTGCAGGGGGTACTGCGCGGTCCGGACGTTTATTATCAGGCCACAAGTACCTCCGGGCGCAAAGCTGCTGGCATCATCGGTGAAAATCTTAGAGAAATTTACCCTGTACGCAAACTTATCGCAACGATACCGACTACAATTTATACAGAGTTGAAACGGACGTCATCCCCCGCTGTATTAATAAAGCTTGCATATCATGACAATTTTGAGGATGCCCAATGGATCAGAAATAACATCAATCCTATCGCCGAAAATATTGTGAAATCACTGACAGAACTATTCGATTCAGACTCCGAATAA